The nucleotide sequence GTGATCGTCGCTCGCGTCTATTACTTCAACGACAACAAGATCACCCAGAACGGCTTCGACTGCACGGCGGTCCAGGAGCACGGATCGCACGTGGCCGGGACCATCGGCGGCGTGCCCTTCCCGGGCGCGAGTGCGACGCCAGTTCCGGTGGCGGGGACGCTCTCTGGCGTTGCTCCGGGCGTATGGCTCGGCAATTACAACGTGTTCCCCGGCCCCATCAGCAACGCGCGGTCGGAAGACATCGCGCAGGCGGTGGAGGACGCGGTGGCTGACGGCATGGACGTGCTGAACCTCAGCCTCGGCGGCTCCCACCCGAGCGGCAAGGCGAACCCCGACGTGCTCGAGTCGGCCCTCAACCACGCCGCGGATGCCGGCGTGGTCGCGGCGGTCGCTGCGGGCAACGCGGGTCCTGCACTTTCGACGATCGAGTCGCCTGGCGAGGCGGATCGGGTCATCACCGCCGCGGCATCGAGCAACCGGCATTACATCGGCATCACGGTCACCACGGGCAGCTCGACGTTCGGCGCTGCAACGGGCGAGTTCGGCACTTTCGCCACGCCGGTGACGGCGACTCTGGCGCTCGCTTCTCCGGCGAATGGCTGCACCACGATCGCGGGCACCGTGTCTGGCAAGCTCGCCGTCATCGACCGCGGGACGTGTACCTTCTCGACGAAGATCCGCAACGCACAATCGGCGGGGGCCGTCGCGGTCCTCGTGGTGAATAACGCCCTCGGCGATCCCATTGCGATGGCCCAGGACGGCACGCCGAACCAGCCGACGATACAGGCGGCGATGCTAGCGCTCTCTGACCGGGAAGCGATTCGCGCGGCGGCGTCGGCCGCGCAATCCGCGACCGTGGACGGCTCGCACCAGCGGGAAGTCATCACCAACAACCAGAATGCGATCGCGAGCTTCTCGAGCGCGGGCCCGGTGGACCGCACGTTCGCGCTGAAGCCGGACATCACGGGGCCGGGCGTGAACATCTATAGCTCGGTCCCGGGGGGCACATTTGCGCTCCTCAGCGGCACGTCGATGGCGACGCCGCATACGGCGGGATCGGCGGCCCTGCTAGTCGCGCAGCACCCGACGTGGACGACCGATCAGATCAAGTCCGCGCTCGTGACGACCGCGCAGCGCGTCGTCACGACGGTGCCGGGCGGACACACCGATGCAGGCGTGCTCCGGCGTGGCGGCGGCCTCATCGACCTGAGCGAAGCGGGCAACGTCATCGCCGCGTTCACGCCCGCCAGTGTCGGATTCGGGGTCCACGAGGCCCACGGAGTCACGACGGCGAACCAGACGGTCACGGTGACGAACGTCACCAATGCCGCGCAGACGTTCAACCTGACCGTGTCGCAGCCGGGGACCGCCACGGCGAGATTCACCGTCAGCCCCGCAACGCTGATGATCGCCGCGAACGGAACAGCCACATTCACGGTGACGGTCTCCGCGCGTAACGTCACGCTGAACGGCCCGTTCAAGGATTTCGAGGGCGACGCGGTGGTGACGGGCGCCACGGGACCGTCGATGCAGCTCCCGCTCTGGGCGCGGTTCAAGTGAATCTTCCGCCGGAGCGCCGGCGCGCTTGAACGCACCGGCGCTCCCGCGTGCCCCACCTCAGGCTGAGCCGATGACCATCTGGTGCAATCGCGCGCGTGCTTTCCTCGCCACGATCTGTATCGCGATCGTCGCAATCGCGGCGGGCGCTCGAGACAACAAGCCGGCCGATGCGCATCCGCTGAAAATCGGCATCATCGGCGCCGCCAGGGTCGGCGGCACGCTCGCCACGCTCTGGGTCAAGGCGGGTCACGAGGTGCTCGTCTCGTCGCGCCATCCCGATGAGCTCCCCACTGAGCGCAACCGCAACGTGAGCAGCTGTCGGCCCCGAGCACGAACACGAGGTCGCAACGATGGGCTCTGCTCTACGCTCGGCGGGACGGAGGAGCGTTCGAGGCCGTGCCGAGGAGGTGCATCCGTCAGCGTCAGCCCGGCCAGCGAGCGCCCAGGAGCGCAGTATGATGAAGAGGACGGCGATCATCAGTCCGCGCCCTCCGGTGCGGACGGCGTGGTACAGCTTGGTTGAGGTCTGCATCCGCGTTCGATTCCCGCCGCCTCCACCAATTCTCTCATTCGACGACGCGGTGCGGCCGTACCAACCGCGTACCACGGCTAGACGACCTTCGGAGCGGCTGGATCTGCGCGCGGACCTGTGCCACCCGAAGGTCGAATACGCCTCCATCACGTCGCGGTAGGGCTGGTCGGTGCAGCGGCGCAGAATGTTCTTGTCTGCTCCCGCCTTGCCATAAGTGGCCGGTAACGACCGCTTGCGACCACCGCCGGTAGCTCGCGGAACGCGCTGGCCCGCTACGGCCGCCGTCAGGGCTGCTCGACGCAGTAGATCCAAAACTGGTAAACCGCGCAGCCGACCAACCCGTTGGTGCCAAACGCGCTCCCGTCCCTGGCGGTGGGAATGGCCCAGCGCGCGCTCCACGAGTTCGTCACGTCCGACCAACCGTTGCAGCAATCGCCCGCCATGAAGTCGCCCGAGTTGGCGATGCCGGTCCATGCCTCGGTTCCGGTCTCTGCCGGCGAGATGGTGGCGGCGATGGCGTTCGTGAGCGGTGCGTAAGCTGCGCCGAAGATGGCCGCTGCGGTCGTCGTGCCGATTACGATGTCGTCGTACGGCCGGTAGTACGTCGTGCTCGGCTTGAGAACCCAGTCGGTCAGGGCCTTCGCATCACGGTTCACGCCGTCCACGAGGAGCGCCTTGTATGCGTGCGCGTCGGGGCGGTTGGGATCCGTGTTGCAGAAGTCGTCAACCTTGTGAATGGCGCTGTCGCCGTTGAGGTACGGGTCGTTCTTGAAGTCCGCGACGTGCTTGCGCGACGTGAGGAAGATCTTGAGTCCGCTCGACACGTGCGGCGTCGGCTGCGCCGTCGGAGTCGAACTTCCTCCACAACCCAGCAGTGTGAGGCAGGTGTAGACAAGGATGAAGCGGTCGCGTGGCATGGCCCCTCGAAGCAACGCTGTACACGTTATCAGAAGCATGCAGTGCTGTACTCAGAGCCCCCACCAATCAGACAGAAAGAAACCACGGCCACCCGTCGAAAGAAGTTCGGGGGCACGCCCCCACGTCCGATTTCAACAGGACGCCGCGCCCACGCACTCGCGTGTGGCGCCAAGGCGGAGGGCACCGCCAACCGCCAGTGATCGAGTGACTCGCCGACCGCGAACAGGCTGGCTTCGCGTTTGGCGGTATTCGGTACCCTCGTCGCCGCTACTCGGCAAGGTCGGGGTGGGCCACGATCTGAATTTCGGTTACGTCGTGCTCGCCCATCGCTCCGTTCGCGCCGAGGCATCGCCACTAGGGCTCGAAGCCGAAGCGGGGCCGCGCCGGCGAGGGCGCGGCCCCGGAGGACTGGTGGAGCTGTTCCGTGCGGCTCCAAAACGAGGTGCTGAAATTCGACGCTGGTGCTATGCCCTGGCCGGCCTGTCCGGTCGAATTGGGGGCTACATCGCTGGTTGACCATGAACCGGTCGCGGCCGCCGAGGGCGGGCGGACAAGCCAACTACCACGCGGAGGCTGTGCCATGAGAACTGTGACGCTCCTTGGAATCGGCCTGATCGCACTCGTGCCGTCGCTCGGCCGGACCGACGACTCGCTCGTCAGATTCAAAGGCGGAATCGGGGTAGACAGCGTCTCCAGCGCGCCTGGGCCAGCCCCTGTAGCGGCGACGGTCAACCGCAATATCGTCCGTACCGTGCAACCCGCCGGCCAGCTGTGGACGATCGCCGATTTCAAGGCCGAGGTGAAGGCCGATGGGCGCATCGACGCCGATGGGCGGGGCCTGGTGTTCGCTGGGGGCAACACCGTCGGGACCGCGGTCGTGGTGACGTCCACGGGCGGAACGGCCACCCTCAATGTTTTCGCCACGCTCATTTGTGAAAACGTGGCTCCATTCGTCGAACGCGACACGAAACCGGTTCCTCTCGAAGCGAACGGGGACTTCAGGATCCACGACGTGCTGACGCCCTGGCCGCCAGCGTCCTGCAATACCCCTGTGCTGCTGATCCGCAATGCAGGCAACCGGAACTGGTTCGCTGCCGGCATCCTGAAGTTCGACGGTGAGGACTGAATCTCAGGAAAGGGGCAAGCTCAGTTCGTACAAATCTTCGGAGAACGCGGACAGTACGCCCGTTCGGCCGTAGGAATGGCTCGCTGCCGAGCGGGATGGTGGAGATTCAGGCGGTCTCGAGGTGGCTCCCGCTCGCCACCGCACGCCTTCGTCCAGGGGCGCTACACAACGGTTCGCGTAAGCATCGTGCCGATTGAGCGAGCGCCGCGATTTTTGACCTTGATCCACCCACGCTTGCCGGAGTCTGGAATAAGAGCGAGGGCGGCTTTGGCCGCCCTCCCTCAAAGGTGTGCCGTAGGACGTGCCAGCTGATCAGGCGCAGCCCCGCCATCTTGCAGGCGCGCCACATCGGCCACTTGCACTCGTTCTCCTTGAAAGCGCGGGCGCCCTCCGCCGCAGAACACTAGGCAGCCCTGCTCCGCAGCCGCCTTCAGCTCTGGCGCCTCCGATCCGGAGATCCCGATCAGGCGAAATGAGCTGAAGCTCACCTGCTCCTTCGTCGGGTTCGAGCGGATGATCACGTTTGTCCAGCGCATGCACGGCTGCCTCGGCACCTCCGATGAGCGCCTGATCTTCTTGACTCGCCCGAGCGAGAAGGGTGACGGCGGATCCTTCAGCGTCAGCGTGGGTGATTCACAAGTACGAGGACCCTACCGATCAGCCATGCCCCTCGAAGGGTTCTCGCTGCACATGGACCGATTTGTCACGGCGAGAAGCTCGTCGCGACGATGCTCGCGACGGTGATGACGGTTCGGGAGCGAGCGATCCAGGACTAGCCACGTCGCTTGCGCTACCATCCCTGCCGCGCCACTGTGCGGACCCATGGAGCCCGTCCGCTACCCCCAGGACATCGAAGCCCGCCGGCCGCAGATCATGCCGGTGCTCGAGCCGGGGCAGATCGAGATCATGCGCAGCTTCGGCGGGCCACCTCGGCGTTTCGCACCGGGCGAGCTGGTCTTCACCGCGGGGACGCCGGCACCCATGTTCCTCGTCCTCGACGGCAGCATCGACGCCATCCGCAAGGACGGACTGGGCAACGAGATGCTCCTGGCCACGTTCGAGCCCGGTCAATTCAGCGGCGAGGTGAACCTGCTCAGGAACCTACCTGTCATCGTAGACGCCAAAGCGGGGCCTGGTGGCTGCTACGTCATTCCGTTCAGCGCCGAGAGCGTACGGGCCATCATCATCGCTCACCTCGAGATCGGCGAGATCCTGATGCGCGCCTTCATCTTGCGGCGCGTCGCAATGCTCTCAGCCGACAGCGCAGGCACGATCGTGCTAGGCCGCGCCGGCGATCGCGACGTCATGCGCCTGCAAAACCTGTTCACCAGCA is from Deltaproteobacteria bacterium and encodes:
- a CDS encoding DUF1554 domain-containing protein, with the protein product MLLITCTALLRGAMPRDRFILVYTCLTLLGCGGSSTPTAQPTPHVSSGLKIFLTSRKHVADFKNDPYLNGDSAIHKVDDFCNTDPNRPDAHAYKALLVDGVNRDAKALTDWVLKPSTTYYRPYDDIVIGTTTAAAIFGAAYAPLTNAIAATISPAETGTEAWTGIANSGDFMAGDCCNGWSDVTNSWSARWAIPTARDGSAFGTNGLVGCAVYQFWIYCVEQP